A DNA window from Vespula vulgaris chromosome 18, iyVesVulg1.1, whole genome shotgun sequence contains the following coding sequences:
- the LOC127070419 gene encoding lysosome-associated membrane glycoprotein 1-like has protein sequence MKLQFLYAILLAIAIIQAEGTGSTGNVVDNPNVGIVVRKESRGNEGRSLNDNGDHSIDEELNETFENGDLREEESNKDNSSTSTLEPASKQPSTKTTIKQTPSTKETSTTKQTPSTKETPSTKETPSTKETTPIKTLPTIASPEEYPYQVKGENGTCILSKMTISLNVTYNNTNLENSNEILSIPSHEITTDGYCSEPVSVMQLTWPVPFLEEKTNNITFYLKKENSTFSVFEILLLIHLDEWNFPNALDADILQTTGPNLTLFAASTINGKYICNNEIKVMTETVEISITDVDLIAFNTDNDVSSRSEENCVPKLNIAESSNFDIESIGLITIPIAAILMICTIACIIWLQKRNSCLHSEYKI, from the exons atgaaacttcaatttttatatgcaATCCTATTGGCGATCGCGATAATTCAAG cTGAGGGAACCGGAAGTACAGGTAATGTAGTCGATAATCCAAATGTGGGAATCGTTGTGAGAAAGGAAAGTCGAGGAAACGAAGGACGATCTCTAAATGATAATGGCGATCATTCAATAGACGAAGAATTGAATGAAACTTTTGAAAACGGTGATTTACGAGAGGAAGAATCTAATAAAGACAATAGTTCAACATCAACATTAGAACCAGCATCAAAACAACCatcaacaaaaacaacaatcAAACAAACACCATCAACAAAAGAAACATCAACAACAAAACAAACACCATCAACAAAAGAAACACCATCAACAAAAGAAACACCATcaacaaaagaaacaacacCAATAAAAACGCTACCAACTATCGCAAGTCCGGAGGAATATCCGTATCAAGTTAAAGGAGAAAATGGAACATGCATATTGTCAAAGATGACGATTTCACTAAATGTGACGTACAACAATACGAACCTGGAG aatAGTAATGAAATTTTGAGCATACCATCTCATGAAATAACGACCGATGGTTATTGCAGTGAGCCAGTTTCTGTTATGCAATTAACTTGGCCGGTTCCCTTtttggaagaaaaaacaaacaatattactttttacttaaaaaaagagaactctACATTTTCAGTTTTTGAAATCCTCTTACTGATTCATTTAGACGAATGGAATTTTCCTAATGCATTAG ACGCAGACATATTGCAAACAACCGGTCCGAATCTTACATTGTTCGCTGCTTCTACTATTAATGGTAAATACATATGCAACAATGAAATCAAAGTGATGACAGAAACTGTTGAAATATCGATAACCGATGTCGATTTAATAGCTTTTAACACAGACAATGACGTTTCGTCGAGATCCG aggAGAACTGTGTTCCAAAGTTGAATATTGCTGAAAGTTCTAATTTTGACATAGAGAGTATTGGATTAATCACTATTCCTATTGCTGCTATATTAATGATTTGTACCATTGCATGTATCATTTggttacaaaaaagaaattcgtgtCTTCATTCggaatacaaaatataa